A genome region from Blautia coccoides includes the following:
- a CDS encoding HNH endonuclease has protein sequence MRKCIFCGLTEEGFKDGNCWTEEHIIPEALGNKTLKIFDVCKDCNSGLGTYVDSYFVDNILLKMKRQELGLKAKNGEVPNAFREGRGEDGRPIRVDKKFQPMTVPDIKQDDSNIRIIAPTKEEAKKMLQKRLSRLKMPEKLIQDALSKVEQVESQVYQPVIQYDFIIEIKRFFMEAVKIAFEYAVHKLGNNYLKDPRAMQIQQYLKSAIDGKMKDECTEFPGVGFIHKEISDFLKAVKTLNRDENHHLLIIHPDPDNQLIAEVILFMEPALSFGVLLSEDAGHYRIPEMTLSELVEVKTNPNLSPFSGSNI, from the coding sequence ATGAGAAAATGTATATTTTGTGGACTTACAGAAGAGGGCTTTAAGGATGGTAACTGTTGGACAGAAGAGCATATTATTCCAGAAGCACTCGGAAACAAGACCTTAAAAATATTTGATGTCTGCAAAGATTGCAACAGTGGGTTAGGTACATATGTTGATAGTTACTTTGTAGACAATATCCTTCTGAAAATGAAAAGACAAGAACTTGGGTTGAAAGCAAAGAATGGTGAAGTTCCGAACGCATTCAGGGAAGGAAGGGGTGAAGATGGACGACCAATTAGAGTGGATAAGAAATTTCAACCAATGACCGTCCCGGATATTAAACAAGATGATTCTAATATCAGAATCATAGCTCCAACAAAAGAGGAAGCTAAAAAAATGTTACAAAAGAGACTCTCCAGATTGAAAATGCCAGAAAAATTGATACAAGATGCCTTGAGCAAGGTTGAACAAGTAGAAAGTCAGGTTTATCAGCCAGTTATTCAGTATGATTTTATAATTGAAATTAAGCGTTTCTTTATGGAGGCAGTAAAGATTGCGTTTGAGTATGCAGTACATAAACTTGGAAATAATTATTTAAAAGATCCTCGTGCTATGCAAATTCAGCAATATCTAAAAAGTGCAATTGATGGAAAAATGAAAGACGAATGCACGGAATTTCCAGGGGTTGGTTTTATTCATAAAGAGATAAGTGATTTTTTGAAAGCTGTGAAAACGTTAAATAGAGATGAAAATCATCACCTGCTTATAATACATCCTGATCCTGATAATCAGTTAATTGCAGAGGTGATTTTATTTATGGAGCCTGCTCTCTCTTTCGGGGTGCTTCTTTCAGAAGATGCAGGGCATTATCGTATCCCTGAGATGACATTATCAGAATTAGTAGAAGTAAAAACAAATCCGAATCTGTCACCATTTTCTGGCAGTAATATTTGA
- a CDS encoding RNA-binding protein, which produces MSTEQTLLSNANILTLDSDSVIETQQSKADFVWHEIQNAYRTKKILTGMLGGIEKMENGSLIAVVYYKDFRTVIPVSEMMLNLVQDDTHNYGEIALRQNKVLNNMLGCQIDFLVKGLDASTRSIVASRKDAMLKKRQIFYLDKDSSGLPKIYPDRIVQARIIAVAEKVVRTEIFGVETSIPARDLSFDWLGDAREQFCVGKQILVRILDVQAEDPEHINVRADVKSVEGNTSMENMKKCKVQGKYAGTVEDIHKGTVFVRLSIGVNAIAHSCYDNRTVGKKDDVSFVVTHIDQERNVAVGIITRIIRQNL; this is translated from the coding sequence ATGTCAACAGAACAAACTCTTTTAAGCAACGCAAATATTTTGACCCTTGACTCAGATTCCGTCATCGAAACGCAGCAAAGCAAGGCAGATTTTGTCTGGCATGAGATTCAAAATGCCTATCGCACAAAAAAAATTCTCACGGGCATGCTCGGTGGAATTGAAAAAATGGAAAACGGCAGCCTCATTGCTGTCGTATACTATAAAGACTTCCGGACAGTCATACCCGTGTCGGAAATGATGCTAAATCTGGTTCAGGACGATACACATAATTATGGAGAGATAGCTTTGAGGCAAAATAAGGTATTGAATAATATGCTTGGCTGTCAGATAGATTTCCTTGTAAAAGGTCTGGATGCCTCAACCCGCAGTATCGTTGCCAGCCGAAAAGATGCCATGCTGAAGAAACGCCAGATTTTTTATTTAGATAAAGACTCATCCGGATTACCCAAGATATACCCTGACCGGATTGTCCAGGCTCGAATTATAGCTGTTGCAGAAAAAGTGGTCCGCACAGAAATTTTTGGAGTAGAAACCTCCATTCCTGCCAGGGACTTGTCTTTCGACTGGTTGGGCGATGCCCGTGAACAGTTCTGTGTAGGAAAACAGATTCTTGTCCGAATCCTGGATGTCCAGGCTGAAGATCCGGAACATATTAATGTAAGAGCTGATGTAAAAAGCGTAGAAGGCAACACCAGTATGGAAAACATGAAAAAATGCAAAGTGCAGGGGAAATATGCCGGTACTGTAGAAGACATCCATAAAGGTACTGTTTTTGTCCGGCTCTCAATCGGTGTAAACGCCATTGCACATTCCTGCTATGATAACCGCACTGTCGGCAAAAAGGATGATGTATCTTTTGTGGTTACCCATATTGACCAGGAACGTAATGTCGCAGTCGGAATCATCACAAGAATAATACGCCAGAATCTATAA
- a CDS encoding DUF5038 domain-containing protein produces the protein MSRKKVFLSIFLFILLITVSIILPTIWRMDKDGLKKDTSPEKSSESFPEKPSLKVTFQDFEKFDSFLASVQIDSLQEQFPEYLKQAGYEGNLTVTFMPEETYYPDKNTTCFYFQLTKEDILTVYYSAPSGAFSFGKEQVTVQTDTITYAKPTDDALPKVTTEDIESRKEGGYADVPFQAGTETKANEEVLP, from the coding sequence ATGAGCAGAAAAAAAGTTTTTCTTTCTATTTTTTTATTTATCCTTTTAATAACAGTGAGTATCATCCTCCCCACAATCTGGAGAATGGATAAAGATGGTCTTAAAAAGGACACGTCCCCTGAAAAAAGTTCCGAGTCCTTTCCGGAAAAACCTTCCCTGAAGGTAACCTTTCAGGATTTTGAAAAGTTTGACAGTTTTCTGGCATCAGTCCAGATTGACTCTCTGCAAGAACAATTTCCGGAGTATCTAAAGCAGGCAGGTTATGAAGGAAACCTAACTGTAACATTTATGCCAGAGGAAACCTATTATCCGGACAAAAATACAACCTGTTTTTATTTTCAATTAACGAAAGAGGATATCCTCACTGTTTATTATAGCGCACCAAGTGGCGCTTTTTCTTTTGGCAAGGAACAGGTGACTGTTCAAACAGATACGATTACCTATGCCAAACCCACAGATGACGCCCTTCCGAAAGTTACCACCGAAGACATTGAGAGTCGTAAGGAAGGCGGATATGCTGATGTTCCATTCCAGGCGGGAACAGAAACCAAAGCTAACGAGGAGGTACTCCCATGA
- a CDS encoding ATP-binding protein yields the protein MNNPEEHQVILFPRNFIERGTIFGGTFKIRNFLEALVLALGIGIPICSFVPAGLSAKIILLCMTALPASMLALIGVAGESLTAFFINALRFLCNRRILFRSDMLPPDKNHKWRPRNKEHKARGKKHQPKEPQKEKTAQGIDPDRLPEKQIKKKERRQFDTSTKQGIRLQAKEDIRFLKYEKKWEKAQAKKEKQKYRQAQKKARCKEKEALKTARLKNPPSQNTPPVSKPCKKKRRMVLEDYLPIEKISNGIVYTTDHRYIKILEVEPINFLLRSAREQQGIIYSFISYLKISPVKLQIKMISKKADINKHLEQSALELSRETDPHCRILQEDYIRFVKKLSSKEAVSRRFFLIFEYEPFNANRKVEEKEILTALETAAQTAKTFLYQCGNEVNTHDNEDEFTTEVLYTLLNRTICAEKPLPKRINEVLSQYAAQNRIEEVNHIRMNEFIAPESVDFKHPNYVIINGIYYAYLLVPSNGYKNKAVPGWLSLLINAGEGIDIDFYLHKQAKDKIQQQLGQQIRINRSKIKDASDTNSDFDDLDSAIRAGYFLKQGLANNEDFYYINILITITASHLEELQWRIQEMKKLLLSQDMDLQSCYFLQERGFLSTLPLANLDKKLFELSKRNVLTSAAASCYPFVSYSVCDDNGILFGVNKHNNSLVIADIFDSKQYKNSNICILGCSGAGKTFTMQTMALRMRRKGIQVFIIAPLKGHEFYRACQNVGGEFIQISPASRNCINIMEIRKVDNSVNELLDGPTMDASALAAKIQKLHIFFSLLIPDMSHEEKQLLDEALIKTYAQKGISHKNETLLDPDNPEQYKEMPILEDVYNILIKSEDTKRLAHILNRLVHGSASSFNQQTNVDLTNKYTILDISELTGSSDLLTVGMFVALDYVWDKAKENRTAEKAIFVDEVWQLIGTSSNRLAAEFVLEIAKIIRAYSGAGIFATQDLNDFFALDDGKYGKGIINNCKTKIVLNMEDEEAQRVQSILHLSETEVMNITHFQRGNGLISTNNNNITVEFKASTLEKELITTDRQELLKIIERQKQYAS from the coding sequence ATGAATAATCCAGAAGAACACCAGGTTATTTTGTTTCCCCGTAATTTCATTGAACGCGGAACGATCTTTGGCGGAACTTTCAAAATAAGAAATTTCCTTGAAGCACTGGTTCTGGCTCTTGGTATCGGTATCCCCATTTGCTCTTTTGTTCCTGCTGGACTGTCAGCCAAAATTATACTTTTATGTATGACTGCACTGCCAGCTTCCATGTTAGCCCTCATTGGCGTTGCCGGAGAAAGCCTGACTGCCTTTTTCATCAACGCCCTGCGCTTTTTGTGTAACCGGAGAATCCTTTTCCGTTCCGATATGCTCCCCCCGGATAAAAACCATAAATGGCGTCCCCGGAATAAGGAACATAAGGCACGGGGAAAAAAGCATCAGCCTAAGGAACCACAGAAGGAGAAAACCGCTCAAGGGATTGACCCTGATAGGCTTCCTGAGAAACAGATTAAAAAAAAAGAGCGCAGACAATTTGATACTTCCACAAAACAGGGAATCCGCCTGCAGGCAAAAGAGGATATACGATTTCTAAAATATGAAAAAAAATGGGAAAAAGCTCAGGCAAAGAAGGAAAAGCAAAAATACCGGCAAGCCCAAAAGAAAGCGAGGTGCAAAGAAAAGGAAGCATTAAAAACTGCCCGTCTTAAAAATCCGCCTTCCCAAAATACCCCTCCGGTATCCAAGCCATGCAAAAAGAAACGCCGGATGGTTTTAGAAGATTATCTGCCAATTGAGAAAATTTCAAATGGGATCGTATACACCACAGATCACCGATATATTAAAATTCTGGAAGTTGAGCCTATCAATTTTCTCCTGCGCAGTGCCAGGGAACAACAAGGAATCATTTATAGCTTCATCTCCTATCTGAAAATCAGCCCTGTTAAGCTGCAGATTAAGATGATATCTAAAAAGGCGGATATCAACAAGCATCTGGAACAGTCAGCACTGGAGCTTTCCCGTGAGACTGACCCCCATTGCCGTATTCTACAAGAAGACTATATCCGCTTTGTGAAAAAACTGAGTTCCAAGGAAGCGGTATCCCGAAGGTTCTTTTTAATTTTTGAATATGAACCTTTTAATGCCAACCGGAAAGTAGAAGAAAAAGAGATTCTAACTGCTTTAGAAACGGCTGCCCAGACAGCAAAGACCTTTCTTTATCAGTGTGGTAATGAGGTGAATACTCATGATAATGAAGATGAATTTACAACCGAGGTTCTGTACACACTCCTGAACCGCACCATCTGTGCAGAAAAGCCGTTACCTAAGCGTATTAATGAAGTCCTCAGCCAGTATGCAGCACAGAACCGGATAGAGGAAGTGAACCACATCCGGATGAATGAATTTATTGCCCCAGAAAGTGTAGATTTCAAGCATCCTAATTATGTAATCATTAATGGCATATATTACGCATATCTGCTGGTTCCTTCTAACGGCTATAAAAACAAGGCAGTCCCTGGCTGGTTGTCACTGCTGATCAACGCCGGCGAAGGCATAGATATTGATTTTTACCTGCATAAACAGGCCAAGGATAAAATACAGCAGCAACTGGGACAGCAAATCCGGATTAACCGCTCGAAAATCAAGGATGCTTCCGACACAAACTCAGATTTTGATGATTTGGATTCCGCTATACGAGCAGGATATTTTTTAAAACAGGGATTAGCAAACAACGAAGACTTTTATTACATTAATATCCTAATCACCATTACTGCTTCCCATCTGGAGGAACTGCAGTGGCGCATTCAGGAAATGAAAAAACTACTGCTCTCCCAGGATATGGACCTGCAATCCTGCTACTTTTTACAGGAACGTGGCTTTTTATCCACTTTACCTCTGGCAAATCTGGACAAAAAACTGTTTGAACTTTCCAAAAGAAATGTCCTGACTTCAGCTGCTGCCAGCTGCTACCCTTTTGTCAGCTATTCTGTCTGTGATGACAATGGAATTCTATTCGGTGTCAACAAACACAACAATTCGCTGGTGATTGCAGACATCTTTGACAGCAAGCAATACAAGAACAGTAATATCTGTATCTTGGGGTGCTCTGGAGCTGGCAAGACGTTTACCATGCAGACCATGGCACTACGTATGCGCAGAAAAGGGATACAGGTTTTCATTATTGCGCCGTTAAAGGGGCATGAGTTCTACAGGGCATGCCAAAATGTAGGCGGTGAATTTATCCAGATATCCCCCGCCTCCCGCAACTGTATCAATATCATGGAAATCCGGAAAGTGGACAACTCCGTGAATGAGCTGTTGGACGGACCAACCATGGATGCTTCAGCTTTGGCTGCAAAAATCCAAAAGCTCCATATTTTCTTCTCTTTGCTCATACCTGATATGAGCCATGAAGAGAAGCAGCTATTAGATGAAGCACTGATAAAGACTTATGCTCAAAAAGGCATATCACATAAAAACGAAACCCTGTTAGACCCCGACAATCCGGAGCAATACAAAGAAATGCCAATTCTGGAGGATGTATATAACATTCTGATAAAAAGTGAAGACACGAAACGCCTTGCCCATATTTTGAACCGACTGGTTCATGGCTCTGCATCTTCTTTTAACCAGCAAACCAATGTGGATCTGACCAATAAATACACGATATTAGATATTTCCGAATTAACCGGATCCAGTGATCTGCTTACAGTCGGAATGTTTGTGGCTCTTGATTATGTTTGGGATAAAGCGAAGGAAAACCGGACTGCAGAGAAAGCGATTTTTGTAGATGAAGTCTGGCAGCTAATTGGCACCTCCAGCAACCGGCTTGCCGCAGAGTTTGTTTTGGAAATTGCTAAAATCATAAGAGCCTACTCCGGAGCAGGTATCTTTGCAACACAGGACTTGAATGACTTTTTTGCTCTGGATGACGGCAAGTACGGAAAGGGTATTATCAACAACTGCAAAACAAAAATTGTACTCAATATGGAAGACGAAGAGGCGCAACGTGTACAATCCATCCTGCATCTGTCAGAAACTGAAGTAATGAACATTACCCATTTCCAAAGAGGAAATGGACTCATATCAACTAATAACAACAATATTACCGTTGAGTTTAAAGCTTCCACCCTAGAAAAAGAGTTGATTACGACAGACCGCCAGGAGCTTCTTAAAATTATTGAACGACAAAAACAATATGCAAGTTAA
- a CDS encoding lysozyme family protein, which translates to MAEQHSGLDEAVGVGTSALTGAKQLKAAGALAKGAATGGIIGAAVSTAIECRHSLKKGLCILIALLMLPLLFIVMLPGLIFGSLTEDNGAFNSNTVINENIRAANTAIIEVLKECHDQTLSDIHAKISNIPKDDVASITDPYAYNISVNANLLISQFCASRNDYKEINVTELKKVIRNYEEDLFTYDITTETVTMEVTVNPGAAEGNPDMAGESTTKTVTFTRHNYTVKYAGDTYFADHIFFLTDEQKKIAEAYAENLTTFLGGATTEGIAIANVSDEVLAYRPAVERIAAKYGMSPYVELILAVMMQESGGRYLDVMQAAEGAFNTKYPHVPNGITDPEYSIECGIQELKYALDKAGCTGPTDLDRIKLALQAYNYGSGYIDWAIARDGGYTKENAIAYSDMMCARPNWHYSIYGDKEYVDHVLRYYTVTTTNGTYPANGMQIPHYLQTDYSNIPYGGGSIASSGCGPTSFAMIASYLTGTTITPIDAISWCGNSYYMPDVGTYWSYFAAAASHFGCGSVTQTNDPNAVLQALSQGHPVISSQRAGLFTSGGHFIVLRGVTANGKVLVNDPNDSRSKNYINREFDMMSEIHSTANAYWIFEKK; encoded by the coding sequence ATGGCGGAACAGCATTCCGGTTTAGATGAGGCAGTAGGGGTAGGCACATCTGCCCTCACCGGGGCGAAGCAACTAAAGGCTGCGGGTGCCTTGGCAAAAGGTGCCGCGACTGGCGGGATAATTGGTGCTGCTGTCAGCACTGCTATTGAATGCAGGCATTCCTTGAAAAAAGGGCTTTGCATTCTCATAGCCCTGCTCATGCTACCGTTGCTATTTATCGTCATGCTTCCTGGTTTGATTTTTGGAAGTCTCACAGAAGATAACGGTGCCTTTAACAGCAACACGGTTATCAACGAAAACATCCGGGCAGCTAACACAGCAATTATAGAAGTTTTGAAAGAATGCCATGACCAGACTCTTTCGGACATACATGCCAAAATTTCAAATATCCCGAAGGATGATGTCGCTTCCATCACGGATCCATACGCATACAATATATCTGTCAATGCCAACCTTCTGATTTCTCAATTTTGCGCCAGCAGGAATGATTACAAGGAAATCAATGTCACCGAGTTAAAAAAAGTAATTCGTAACTATGAAGAAGACCTGTTTACTTATGACATTACTACAGAAACGGTAACTATGGAAGTCACGGTGAATCCTGGTGCCGCCGAAGGCAATCCGGACATGGCTGGAGAATCCACCACAAAAACGGTCACGTTTACAAGGCATAACTATACCGTAAAATATGCCGGTGATACCTATTTTGCTGATCATATATTCTTCCTAACCGATGAACAGAAAAAAATTGCCGAGGCATATGCAGAAAATTTAACTACCTTCCTTGGCGGTGCAACAACAGAGGGCATCGCTATCGCCAATGTTTCAGATGAAGTGCTGGCGTACCGTCCTGCAGTGGAGCGTATCGCCGCCAAGTATGGCATGAGTCCTTATGTTGAACTCATACTAGCGGTGATGATGCAAGAATCGGGCGGTCGCTACTTAGATGTCATGCAGGCTGCGGAAGGTGCATTTAACACAAAATATCCTCATGTTCCTAACGGCATAACGGACCCGGAATATAGCATTGAGTGTGGAATCCAGGAACTAAAATATGCTCTGGATAAGGCAGGCTGTACCGGTCCTACAGATTTGGACCGTATAAAACTGGCTCTTCAGGCTTATAATTACGGCTCCGGTTATATTGATTGGGCCATTGCCCGTGACGGCGGATACACAAAAGAAAATGCAATCGCCTACAGTGATATGATGTGCGCACGCCCCAACTGGCACTACAGCATCTATGGCGATAAGGAATATGTGGACCACGTCTTGCGCTATTATACTGTGACCACTACAAATGGTACATATCCGGCAAACGGAATGCAGATACCGCACTACCTGCAGACAGATTATTCCAATATACCGTATGGTGGCGGTTCCATCGCATCCAGTGGCTGTGGACCTACCAGTTTCGCCATGATTGCCAGTTATCTAACCGGAACAACGATTACACCCATTGATGCCATTTCCTGGTGTGGAAATTCCTATTATATGCCTGATGTTGGAACATATTGGTCCTATTTTGCTGCCGCTGCCAGCCATTTTGGCTGTGGTTCCGTCACACAGACCAATGACCCTAACGCTGTCCTACAGGCATTGTCCCAAGGGCATCCTGTAATCAGTTCACAACGAGCTGGGCTTTTTACCAGTGGTGGACACTTTATCGTCCTAAGAGGGGTAACTGCAAACGGAAAGGTTCTTGTCAACGACCCCAATGACAGTCGTTCAAAAAATTATATCAACCGGGAATTCGATATGATGAGTGAAATCCACAGTACGGCAAATGCCTACTGGATTTTTGAGAAAAAATAA
- a CDS encoding VirD4-like conjugal transfer protein, CD1115 family: protein MKQKKWKLIFLLPIIICVSYAGGYLSQFICNYTLWTNAGHMAGDGTSPTLPSISLESCFQALTLFPYNIYGICITILAFGLLIFLLMRMGFDRNSEIHDKERNLNYSQKGTYGTSGFMTPEEMYRVLELTNDVKKNRGTILGKLNGKAVCLPIKTRMNRNIAVYGASGSMKSRAFARNMIFQCVVRGESLIITDPKSELFESMSGYLEKEGYTVRCFNLVNPENSDSWNCLMEIDGQETMTQIFADVIIQNTGSGKGDHFWDNAEMNLLKALILYVEQGFPNESKNIGQVYKLLTMSSERELNSLFDLLPVSHPAKVPYCIYKQASDTVRTGVIIGLGSRLQVFQNKSIRQITSHDEIDLTLPGKEKCAYFCITSDQDSTFDFLSSLFMTFVFIKLVRYADKYGDDGQLPVPVHILADELANTGAILSLNKKISVIRSRNLSISCIFQNLPQMQNRYPLNQWQEIIGNCDTQLFLGCTDEVTAEFISSRTGDVTVGVSSEAKQLNSWRVSDYTPEYRQTKSIGKRRLLTPDEILRLPLDTALVILRGQKVLKVEKYDYTLHPDAKKLFSRKASDHIPKWRENGEISENDYKPSPPPSNRRYKKASSFTHTETKGNQLSTNQTASVQKEDTPLQENILLDESGIVPLDKDSIMS, encoded by the coding sequence ATTAAACAGAAAAAATGGAAACTAATCTTTCTGTTACCAATTATTATTTGTGTTTCGTATGCTGGTGGTTACCTCTCCCAATTTATATGTAATTATACACTATGGACAAATGCCGGACATATGGCTGGTGATGGAACAAGCCCTACTCTACCATCCATATCCCTGGAATCCTGTTTCCAGGCACTAACCCTGTTTCCTTACAATATATATGGGATCTGTATCACCATTCTGGCTTTTGGCTTACTTATATTTCTTTTGATGCGGATGGGTTTTGACCGAAACAGTGAGATTCACGACAAAGAGCGCAATCTTAACTATTCTCAAAAGGGAACTTATGGAACATCTGGCTTTATGACTCCAGAAGAAATGTACCGGGTTCTTGAGCTAACTAACGATGTCAAAAAAAACAGAGGAACAATCCTGGGAAAATTAAACGGCAAAGCTGTCTGCCTTCCCATTAAAACAAGGATGAATCGAAACATTGCTGTATATGGTGCATCCGGAAGCATGAAAAGCCGGGCTTTTGCTCGTAATATGATTTTCCAGTGTGTTGTGCGTGGAGAATCCCTTATCATCACGGATCCGAAATCCGAACTGTTTGAGAGCATGTCCGGTTACTTGGAGAAAGAAGGTTATACAGTTCGATGCTTTAATCTGGTTAATCCGGAAAACTCCGACAGTTGGAACTGCCTGATGGAAATTGACGGACAGGAAACCATGACACAAATTTTTGCAGATGTCATCATTCAGAATACGGGTTCGGGTAAGGGCGACCATTTCTGGGACAATGCAGAAATGAACCTGCTAAAAGCCCTGATTTTATATGTTGAACAGGGTTTTCCCAATGAATCGAAAAATATTGGTCAGGTTTATAAGCTCCTGACTATGAGCTCAGAGCGGGAGTTAAACAGCCTGTTTGATTTACTGCCTGTTTCACATCCTGCCAAAGTACCATACTGCATATACAAACAGGCTTCCGATACTGTACGCACCGGAGTCATCATAGGTCTTGGTTCCCGCCTTCAGGTATTCCAAAATAAATCAATCCGTCAAATTACTTCTCATGACGAGATAGACCTGACGCTTCCAGGAAAAGAAAAATGTGCATATTTTTGTATCACAAGTGACCAGGACAGTACATTTGATTTCCTCTCCTCCCTCTTCATGACCTTTGTTTTCATAAAATTGGTCCGTTATGCTGATAAATATGGAGATGATGGTCAACTGCCGGTTCCGGTGCATATATTAGCCGACGAATTGGCAAATACCGGAGCTATTTTATCGCTAAACAAAAAGATTTCCGTCATACGTTCCAGAAATCTAAGCATTTCATGCATTTTTCAGAATCTGCCCCAGATGCAAAACCGTTATCCGTTAAACCAATGGCAGGAAATTATCGGGAACTGTGATACGCAGCTATTTTTAGGATGCACGGATGAGGTAACAGCAGAGTTCATCAGTTCCCGCACAGGTGATGTCACGGTTGGTGTCAGCAGCGAAGCCAAGCAGCTTAATAGTTGGAGGGTATCGGATTACACCCCCGAATACCGTCAGACAAAATCCATTGGAAAGAGGCGCTTACTCACCCCTGATGAAATTCTCCGTCTCCCCCTGGATACGGCTTTGGTTATCCTTCGTGGTCAAAAGGTTCTTAAAGTAGAAAAGTATGACTATACCCTGCACCCAGATGCCAAAAAATTATTTTCCAGGAAGGCAAGTGATCATATCCCAAAATGGCGAGAAAATGGTGAGATATCCGAAAATGATTATAAGCCCAGCCCTCCGCCTTCCAACAGGCGATACAAAAAGGCATCTTCTTTTACACACACTGAAACAAAAGGAAACCAACTATCCACAAACCAGACCGCATCCGTTCAAAAAGAAGACACACCTCTTCAAGAAAATATTTTGTTGGATGAATCCGGTATAGTTCCACTCGACAAAGATTCCATTATGTCATAA
- a CDS encoding IS110 family transposase codes for MNCNTQNTKIASITEKTLIVGIDVGSETHYARAFDWRNFEFTRKPLIFSNTQAGFLTFKAWIEEIQEKNGKTAVIPGMEPTGHYWFALGKFLQDNGMKPVHVNPHHVKKSKELDDNNPNKNDRKDPKTIAALVNEGRFSYPYIPTGIYAEMRSLSNLRFQTQEEVTRIKNRIARWFAIYFPEYKDVYRDLKAVSGRMILKAAPLPEDIGKLGVEGVNQIWRDAKLRGAGMKRAKTLVSAAEHSVGSKEAPEAARMELKNLLDDMDVYTSRLEELVQKIEGKLKEIPYIDKLLEIKGIGMVTVSGFIAEVGDIRRFDNPKQLQKLAGYAIVANDSGKHNGESRISYRGRKRLRYVLYEAAISLVGKNAEFREIHEYYRTRKENPLKKMQSVVAVACKVIRVFYTILTKGVDYDAARLLGDIKHPQMQTA; via the coding sequence ATGAATTGTAACACACAGAACACAAAAATTGCATCCATAACTGAAAAAACTTTGATCGTTGGTATTGATGTCGGAAGCGAAACGCACTATGCGAGAGCATTTGACTGGAGAAATTTCGAGTTTACCAGAAAACCTTTGATTTTCAGCAATACACAAGCAGGGTTCCTTACATTTAAGGCATGGATCGAGGAAATACAAGAAAAGAATGGTAAAACCGCTGTAATTCCCGGAATGGAGCCAACAGGACACTATTGGTTCGCTTTAGGAAAGTTCCTGCAGGACAACGGAATGAAACCTGTGCATGTAAATCCCCATCATGTCAAGAAATCCAAGGAACTGGATGATAACAATCCTAATAAAAATGACCGCAAAGATCCAAAGACGATTGCCGCACTGGTGAATGAGGGACGTTTTTCCTACCCTTATATACCAACCGGGATTTATGCAGAGATGAGAAGCTTATCCAATCTACGCTTCCAGACACAGGAGGAAGTTACCCGGATCAAGAACCGCATTGCCAGATGGTTTGCCATTTACTTTCCTGAATACAAAGACGTTTATAGGGATTTAAAGGCAGTCAGCGGGCGGATGATACTGAAGGCAGCGCCGCTGCCGGAGGACATCGGGAAGTTGGGCGTGGAAGGTGTAAACCAAATCTGGAGAGACGCAAAGCTGAGAGGGGCTGGAATGAAGAGGGCAAAGACCCTGGTATCAGCTGCAGAGCACAGCGTAGGCAGTAAGGAAGCACCGGAGGCAGCGAGAATGGAACTGAAAAATCTGCTGGACGACATGGATGTATATACATCAAGACTGGAAGAACTGGTGCAAAAGATAGAAGGTAAGCTGAAAGAAATACCATATATAGATAAGCTGCTGGAGATCAAAGGGATCGGTATGGTGACAGTAAGTGGATTTATTGCAGAGGTGGGCGACATTAGACGTTTTGACAACCCCAAACAGCTGCAAAAGCTTGCAGGCTATGCGATCGTGGCGAACGATTCAGGCAAGCATAATGGAGAGAGCCGTATCAGCTACCGAGGAAGAAAACGACTGAGATATGTACTGTATGAAGCGGCGATATCACTAGTCGGAAAGAATGCGGAATTTCGAGAGATCCATGAATACTATCGGACGAGAAAAGAGAATCCGCTGAAAAAGATGCAGTCAGTAGTGGCAGTGGCATGTAAGGTGATCAGGGTGTTTTATACGATCCTGACAAAAGGAGTCGATTATGACGCTGCAAGGCTGCTGGGTGATATCAAGCATCCGCAGATGCAGACAGCATAA